ttatcaactttagggtggtagaccacatatttggctgatagtactaGTGTACTAAAAGACCGAACTAGTATTAGGTACATTTGCACGATTGGAGTAATAGTTGGTAACAACGATCCGAGTATATTAAGAAGGAAAATCTTACACGCCTTGTTACCTACTTTACATACTTAATATACCAATCAATGCTTTTATAATTTGATTATGGTTGGCCAGGTATGTACAGGTacaagaaaataacaaaaagatttattgaatcaggcgttactttgcggaggtccatatcaatgaactaaaagaatttaaggtcgcgggtgagcaaggaaattcttttagttcttttAGTTCAACAAAAGGATTGAtgcggccaaagttacaaaaatatgtacctactatacctacacgactttattgacttCACATTAAGGTAGTGTGTATAGGCAGAGCCATGCACGATGACGCGTACCGTGGTTCTTactacaatgtcattaatgtctaattttgtcaaaatcatgcgtcttcgtggatggcactagactaggcataagtacctacctagttacaTATTATTTAACTTTGGACGTATCGACATGTTGGTAGTTGATTGTACCACCCAAAAGGCCCATCATTCATTAGAACGACACGGCTTCGACTGAGCATTTATAATTCAAACCTACATGATATATGTAAGAATGATAATAGACTAATCAATCAGTTTGAGTGGAAGTCGTGTGTCGGTCGCGCCGGTCACGAAAacgagacttaggggctgttccaccacccattgattaattttaactgacggataaatgtgatgccgtctccatctatttgaaaaaacagagacggtatcacatttaaccgtcagttaagactaatcaatgggtggtgaaacagccccttagcctaATAATAGTAACTGCTTAACTGTTCCATCTTCAGACCATGGAAACTACTTCGGTCAAAATATAACTACCTTACAAGCCCAAACATCGGTAGGTTACGTTTGTCGATGCATAGTTACAAGTGAAGCTAATATACCGCTTATTAGGTAACACGCTTTGTGTCAAATATGGGTGACTATCGAGTATATTACAACTTCATGAATTAAACGGGTAATCTGCAGCAATGTGCGACAGCACTAACAAACTATACAAATGACCTAAACGATATGTCTCaaacaatatataaatattacttacagATTCATCGATGTCAGGGGCCCGCAGCACAGTTGGCTCGCCGGAGCGTGCCGACCGCTATATCTACGGGGGCTCCGTGACGCCGCTCCCGCGATCACGCTTCCAGGAGCGTCTGCGAAGCCCTAGCAACTACGAAGTCAATTCATTAAGGTAAGAAACCAAATATGCTCCCTactttgtgaaataaaacatcaaATCTCTAGGCATTTCTACTATCTCATTGGGTTCTTTCCTCGAGCGCCGCTTGGCTTCGTTGTAGTTTCGGTGCCAGAACCCCTTTAACGGCATTGCCTTGCCAACTGAGCAGTAGTGCTCCGTTTAATTCGCATCAATAAACTACATATCTATAAAGCTATGTTGGTGGAAGTTGTTTATTCTGAGTTCAGTGTTTAATCGAGACACGTAATAAATTTCAGTGCAACGCCGCGCATGGCTCGCAGCGATGTCACTGGATCCCGGCTAAGTGTGGAGAGCACGAACCCGTTCGACGAAGGACCAGTGCCGCCCGTGCGAGCCTCCAGACGCAAGAAAAAGAAAGCTCCAATGCCCCCACAGGGCGCTGCTGACGTCTCAGTAAGTGAATTCAATATGTGAATATAGGTAGCATTCCAAAATATAAAGCCGAATGTAAATATGGGACTGCACTAATCTCATTTCTGCATTACAGATCAGCAGTACCAATTCAACGTTGAACATAAGCGAAGCTGATGACAAGAAAACTGAGGATGAGGATAAAACGAAAGATCGCGACTTGGAAGGAGAAGAAATGAACCTCAATGTCGAACTTAAAATAGTTGAAGACGTAGAAGTTAAGGACAAAAATGCGGACACAGAAAAACCTCCCGACGTTGTACAAGTGTCAACAACGGAAAACACAAACGTAACTAATTCAAGTTTAGAATGCATTAATATTGCAACTACTACCCATGATTCTACCACTGACTCCGTTACAAAACCTGTACTGACACACGAAGACTCTGATGACGTTGTTGTTAGGAGAACAGATGATGCGACGCATGCAAAGATGACTAACGCCGACTCTGAAGGTGACATACTTAGTAAAGTTTCATTCCCTAAAGTTGACATTAGCAAGTATAGAAGGAACTCTAGCgttaatgatgatgacattCGGCTTAGAAGAGGCAACTTAGAAGATTTTCACTCGCTTTCCACTAAAAGGAGCAAAAGTCTCACTAACACGCTGGACCCAGTTTACGTGGCTTTTGATATCAACCTGAATGAAAGTAAGCCTGATATTGATCCAAATGGCAATGTAGAGCCACAAAAAGTTATTTGTAAGCTGTATGATGAACCAGCAAGGAAACAGAGCATTGATAATTCTATTTCAAGCACTGAAAAAGAGTTCATCGAAATTGATAGAGCAACAAGAGAACTCGAAAGAGAGATCAGTAAATTAAACTCTGCTCTAATAGAAGATGAGGAAATATTAACTGGAGCCCGCTTATCCGTAACTGATATAAAGCGCAGATTTGATAATAACAACGCGTCGCCTCCTAATCCAATACCAAAGCCCAGAAGGAGTCATTACGGAGGCAATTCGCCTGACCATAATGTCTAATCTATACACATAATTACTCCATGAAAAAGATGtcataataattacaaataagatTCTCTGAAAATTGAACAGGGGAGAAGTCACttactttgaaatgaaatgttatTTCTCGCCTATTCGttgatttaacaattaatatGGCCACGTACGATTAGGACTTCGGTACCATTACGACCCACAAAAGCTGCATCCGCATTCCGTCACATTCAGATGCGATTCCACCAAAGTATGTACTAAGTGCAGAAGATTTGTGCATAATTCCAATGACCTTTATCTATTTTCGTTCCGGCAGCAAaagcaaaattttataatacaagATCGACGTGTGTAAGCAAGCAGTATCGTGCCACTAACACCTGGACTATTATTGCACGTTCACGTCTTGAAAATGTTCACTCGAGTTCTCTCAAACAAACAGAAATGCCGTTTACGTGCCACAAACTCGTGCAGTCACATCTTAAGATTAACAAGAGCTTGCTAGGTTAGCCAATAGTGCAATGTCCTTTATTAGTTTTGGATCTCAAATTTCTAAATTATGAAATGTTTCTGTTCGGAAGTAGTTTCAACTTAGGAAATACGTACTTTTTATATGTTTGAATAGTGATAAAATAACACTTGCTGTTACCAGAGTGGTGTGAACAAatgccataaataaataatctaacataatataataaatcaaCGTAGTGTAAGATTTTCAAtgtgataattttatttcctaTAACTATATGTATGTTATTGTAATGGTTTATAGTTTGGTAGTTCGAACACTTATCCTACTACTTTTTAATGGTACTACATTTTAAAGCAAACTGATGTTTGTATTTGCAAAGGCTTTgttgtttaataaattattattttgatagaGGAAACTCATTTTTTTACCTTATTTTACCTATATTAGTACAAGTATTTCAAGAAATAAGATATGTAGTTTGAATAGAAACAAGGGAGATATTTACATAGAAACTTTTATAATATAGTTATGCttagtcataaaataaaattatatatttgtacTAAATGTACACATACTCATTAAGTGTTGGCATATTATAACTTACTTATCCTCCCTttcttatatttaataaatcttGGTAAATTGGAAATTACTGTACTGACAAGTACCCTGAATTCCTTTGGTAGCTTCTTTTGTTGTCTCgcctgaaataaaatatagacaATGACTTAACTGTCCTAATTTTATGGTTAAATCAAGAAAATGGTGGCACTTGATAGAATTAAACCTTATGAAGCATTACTACAAACCTTATTTTTCATTATAGGTGCTAAAGCAGACAATTTATCTACAAGGTTTAGTTTTGCTGCCAGTACATCAGTTTCGTCTTCTGAATACAAGTCTATAATAGTATCCAGTGCCTCAGCCAGGACCCACACTTCATTTTCTTTATGGGCTTGATCTAGTATGAAATCTGTTATAGTGCATATCACATTTgctgttgtttcatttaaagaATTTACCAATAGGAGAGCCAGTAATCCAATCATACGGATGAGATTTGATCTTATTTCTGGTACATTGCACTCTCTAATGCCTGTAAACATCATCTGCAATACAAAGTTTAATGGAATTAATTCATGGTAACAATTACCATTCAAtccgtaaaataaaatacaaatagagaTAATTTACCTCTAAATCTGACACAGccaaatcactgaatagaacTGTTCCATTGGTGCTGCCATTCTCTCGTAGCTTTATTTTATCTAAAGATGCTCTCATGACAGCTGTGGCTGACTCCAGAAGTATGGCATCAGAATTCTGCTTGAAAACTAGTTTTCCAGCTTCAACCCAAATTTTGTAAACACCATTTACACCACCCAGATTATCAAGAGGTAAACTTGCCAACATGTTGTTGACACATAGGAGAGATCTTGTTTGTAGATTTTGAAGCCTGAAATGAGTgagtacaaataaatattacttatctgcatgttatttcaaaaatatttcaaagtagaaaatagtaataatgaaattactttttgtaaattaatgatGAACCTTCATACTCTTTCAATATCATGGCCACATTTTCTGCAGGCAATTGAGTTTTAGTCCAAATTTTATCAAAGATATCGAGAGTGATTAGAGCTTCCAAAACTTCTGTAGGTAGCTTATCTTCAGCTAGTATTGAGCTTTCACCATTGCAGGGTGGTTCATCATCACCCATCTCTTCACTATCTGATGATTCTTCTCCATCCAAGGAATCATCTGCATCTGCAATCATACATCTTTATGATTTTGGataagaaattatttttgaatctGGATGGTATATTTTAGTTATGCATATTTTTGGTATTGACTataaatttttttgaaattatggAAGGGAAACAAAACCGAAAATAAATTGGATATGCGGAATTCTGCCAGTTTAGACTCGACCCCTTTCCGAAACTTTATTGGATTTAGATAGTTTATTTTGTACATCTAAAAGTTTCAGTTACAATTACAGAGTATATCAGAGATATCCCTGCTTTGGACAAATCACAAGGGCGTCGCTAGCCCATGGCTCAGGGGTGGGGCATGTTGATATCGAGAacgagaaaagtatgaattgtaggtatttattgggattggtgaattcattcattcgagtttcggtttcgacgtacagaaatgatcgatcaagcaagtcaagtcaaagacttaggactggtttggttgcttaaatttggcattttttttggaatctgtagggggggggggacagcTACCCCATCCCTGACGCCCTTGAGAAATCacctgttaaataaaaaaattgtaggatGGTAGGTAGTTTTTAAACCAATAAGGGTAATAATATCTCAACTGCTGCCCTTCCTCTATCTTTATTTTACACTAGAGtacacccgcggcttcgcacgcctaaactattcgatctagtagttacaattgaaattccgtgattttacaaaattcctctgggaattcccaaaatttagatcgtgatcttcattgaggttatgtcaagaacaactatccaaaattttaatactctaaacccagcggttgaaatttcaagattttatccctatcccgtgggaatatcaggataaaaaatagcttatgtgttattccagacgtccagctacctacatcccaaatttcatgacccaaagcccagcggttgttatttagagattttacccctatcccgtgggaatatcgggataaaagtagcctatatgttatttcagatgtccagctacctacataccaagtttcatgattctaaagccagagttattatttcgagattttatccctatcccgtggggatatcgggataaaaagtagcctatatgttaatacAGGGTATATATTACTGTGTGCCAAGCTTAATTCAAATCCtatcagtagtttttgcgtgaaagagtaacgaacatacatccaaacaaacatccatccatacaaactttcacgtttatattaaaaaagtaaGAAGATTAAACTAATAAGTTGGACTTACCTTCACAAGAGCAAATATTCGCGACAATTTCCACTGAACTCTGCTGAGCGTCTAATATTTGCGAGACTGATTTTATATGGTTTTCCAACACCTGTGCTGCCTTGCCTTTAGGAGCAGCCACTTTACCATCACTAGCTGGCAAAGGTACATTGCTAGAAAGCTGGTTACATGCTTGTCTGTGGTCTACAGACAAAGTTTTAGCCAAAATTGAGATGATCTGACTGATCACATTACCAGGAAGACTTGATATATTTCCAccacatgtgtttataatgacACCAGCTGATAGAGTTTTTACTAAGAGTATAGAAGGCTCATCACTTTCTAATGATAGTAGCACTTGCAGTTGTCCCTCGGAATTTGACTTTATTTTCTCCATGGCTGGTGGATTATCTTCAACAACTACAATCAGGCATTGTAAGACGGCAGTGACAATGTCATTACCAAATGTTGTCAAATCCAAGTATCTGGGCAGTATATCCAATATCCTTGACTGCCCCAAGTATTTGATGGCGAGATctgcaaaaataattaaactttaatcAACAACTATCTACAAATGCCTTGTCAATGATTTAACTAGATTAGTAAGTTATAgttattttcataaaacaaactaattaaattcttatctttactaatattataaatgtagaAGTCAGTTTGTTTAATACCTCTTCAtgcctaaaccactgaactgatttagatgaaatttagtatgaagatagtttgagactttGGCAAGGACATAAATTGTATAGTTCCTGCAGGATagcaataaattaattcttcgcagacagagTTGCAAGCAAAAGTTAGTATTCAATAATAGCAATAACATGATCTATATCTTTACAGGGTGTTTGGTAGCTAGGTGCAAAGCTTTAAGGGGGTAATAGCCGAGGTATTTTTGAGCATTTTTAGCCATATAATATATGGCTAAAAGTGGTAAATTTCactaaaatttctaaatttacaagtaaaaaaaaaacaagtttcggCTAAGACATATACCCTGtataataaaaactaactaTATACAAGTACCTGAACTTTCGCAcaaattccataataaattgATGCACTGAATAAATGTATCTAAATCCTCATCTTTACTTTTTGAACTAGGATCTGGAGTAAATGTTTCAGTGTGCTgtaaaaaaagaacaaacaCAATATTGACACAATTgctttttaatgattatttaagaaagtgatttaaagatatcaaaccgtaaattcaaagtctaaggggctgtttcaccatccattgattagtgttaactgacggttaaatagagacggcatcacacctaaccgccagttaacactaatcaatggatgatgaaacagcccctaaagcttGTGCTTTTGTAAACCAAGCCATCAATCtatgggaactatattttctgtcacttaaatttagatatgTCATTAAattgcgataccctaattattatatctatccctaagaaatatattggtcatcaaattaatcaaatatcTGTCTCTATGTATGAGTCATATTAAtataaacctgtatcctaaattataaattgatcatcaaaattcgatcaccaaaataaaaagaatctgtcacctaataaaaaGATCAGATCCTTAATttgatgcttctacctattcgactaaggcaggtctggttaagtacgacgacgagcgaagcgaggaggtgttaggtagaactgcaacCCTCAGTGTGCAACAACaatttttgctaatacttgtatgatgaatataaatgtttgtagtaagTACTTGAGTCTtcgatgtttgtatgtatttaagtatatatgtatgtatgtctactcgttgtttagcacccatagaacaaacttttcttagtttggggctggctcaattggtgtaatttgtgagaactagtgagaagatattattattattatttcattaattgtaagtatatcattatcgtcaaatttcagttcaattatttgcaGATCAATAtgattttccagtgattataattaatttttggaagccatttctatattttttggtgattcagttttagtgacacatctattattttggtaaTGTCCTAAGAGCACCATGGTTCTCGCGAAAGTCGGAGATACACAAATACTTAAACACACCTACCATGAAGAAGTAGTCGTCCGGTACTGCAAGAGATACAAAGAGAGACTACAAACACACATAAACGAGCTTGCCAGGGACCTATATAATGGTTACGatgcataatggttcttagtcatatggcacaaaatgcataagtattttcataatgtacacgttcaaaatctatacagtatgttttcgataatggttgaaatacatactagacactgaatttttacaaagaaaaatgAATATATTACAATTCTGGTTTGCTAGTTTTGGTcgtagttgaacctaacacgctcctcctcgctacgctcgtcgtcgcacctaaagtttctattcaattaatgatcagactttagtttaaaatgcaaggtcttgttagacaatacggctttcgatcagtcggtatcttataggttaggttaagttagtgttttgtccaggcgcgaagcgcttTAACTACGCTGAATAGGCTACgctgaataggagctccgtcgacattgtcttacagtccttaattttttcagactttaacatgtaaatacaacgtaaatagactagagatgatgatgaacctatagtacctatgtattttgaccattatgaaaaacgtacttacctactcaccctactataggaattttaattgttatttctttcaactattatatattctgattgttatattctgaacatatatattgtgaacttagtcattttaattgtatgtatttcgaccaatatgaaaaacgtgctttatgaattttgattaatatttattttaaccattatattattcaattttcggtatttcaactgtatgtatttcaaccgatatgtattttaaatttatacattataatatgtacccaatttaggtgacagatctactattttaggaacaaatattatttattaggtcgccgaaaacgcatttattaggtgatcaataaaatcatactcTTAATCTATTGGATGAGGGAAATATTAATTagtgaaaagaaaaaattaaagagtcaTCTATAATGGTATATAAGATCACATTTGGTCTTTTTCCCAGGAATTACATCCAATATCCATATTTAtactaatactagcttttgccctcgggtacgcccgcgtggaattcggtcatcgcgcgctgttccctcaggaactgtgcattttccgggataaaaagtagtctatgtcactctctggcccataaactatctctatgccaaaaatcacgtcaatccgtcgctccgtttcgacgtgaaagacggacaaacatacagacatacacactttcgcatttataatattagtatggattataaagaagaaagatttggattattttattcttggatgtttgttacgaattaacttaaaaaaaaccggccaagagcgtgtcggacacgcccaaaataaggtagccattacgaaaaaattaagtaatatttttctaaggatttcgtattttatacggaatctttcaagtttaggtatattttatacctcaggctgctagttactcataaactactaataattctcaagcaaacttagccgttatagttttccttgaaagtttgatatacttactaccatcctgatttttttttaaattttccactcaccagtttagattttagagggagggggggacgctcgattttaatgaaaatttgcactttaaagttgaatatttcgcaaacaaatcactaaatcgaaaaatcgttttagcaaccccgtaatggttttaaaagaccaatccaacgataccccacactatagggttggatgagaaaaaaaatatcccccattttatgtctatgggaggtaccctaaaaaaaatatatttgaatttttaattgtaccattttgccggcatagtttacttatatatccgtgcaaaattacagctttctagcattgatagtccctgagcaatgccgcggacggacggacagacagacagacagacatggcgaaactataagggttccgtttttgccattttggctccggaaccctaaaaactagtaccgatttaaaaaaaaaatcatatattataccaaagtgccataggttatattacttatatttcaGGGTTCcatactaaaacttcaataatgtgaCTTGtcaaaaaagttgccataaaacatctctgtgctgtggaaactattgatgatagaacaaaaaaatgttctatgaTATTAAAGAttatatcaatatctacaaaaaatggcatattaaaacaacaaatattaaaatcagaataaaataaatatttaaggggggctcagatacaacatgttttttttgctgttttttgcttgatattaataaaagcAACaagtagttgcttgaaatattcacagaatatttatttatatatacattcactttaaaataaataattatattaaaataaaatgaatatttttaaggGCATATCCCATAGAGCAAATAtggttttttttgccgttttttgctaatgtctaatgttgtatgaGTACAGAACCCTTGGTGCGGGAGTCCCACACGCACTTGgccggatttttttattttgcccgtgTTAAGCCGGGGCATGTTgttagttaatattataaatgcaaaagtgtgtgtgtttgtccatctttcacgtcaaaacagagcgatggattgacgtgatttttagcatagagatagtttatgggccatgAAAATATCAAGCATCTGTCACTTTccaacaaaaatgtctaagtgacattacttttgtTTGTTCCATCCATTTGtaccagctcttgtgaatcaatCTGTActataaacggttttgactgtatttgtattttttaaaacacttaCCTCATGGAAATAACACACAAGTGGGGTCATGACATCTTGTTCCAGCAGCCCTTCACATGCCTCCATCCCAACAGCAGATAAATTCCTCAATGAACCTGCAGCTGCATTCCTGACTGAACTAGCCACATCAAGCAACAAGGGAGCCACAACTTTAATCAAACCCTTTTTGATCACCAACTCTATATTTTCTGGAGTCTCTATCAACATAGCAAAGGTTTGGAGACCACAGTATTTTTCTTCTACGTTGGCAGtctgaaatataataaaatttgataatATTTCTTGCATGCACAGTTATATACGAAGTGCACACGCAACCAAAATTTGTTTGCTGTAGCAACTACTAACAATAATGTCAGCCACAATGCTCCCATACAGCGAATGTGTTGTCTGTTTAATGCCCTAGGTCAAGACGttgatattttttaccaaacaCTAGCCACATATACGCAAAAAATATCATAGCAATAAAAATGTACTTGGCAAATTTTCTTTTGTAGTTCttagtatttagtttaaaatttgTGTGCATGAATTTTGAGtgcaattgtaattgtattgtagacgctgtaattgtttccatttatgtatgttaatttcctctgtgttgtttacaatatgtaattgtaccgaaataaataaataaatatgacaaattgtttaaatgttttaaattccACATTACTCAAAGTGAAAGAATAACTACAATATAGTATTACTATGTAGTTTAGGGTTGCCAAACATCCCGGTACACCATGACATGTCCCTGTTTGAAGCATGGTGTCCCGGCCGTTAAGCAAATTGTTCTGGTTTAAAAATCATAGTTATTTAGTAAGGGGTTGTacttggtaaataataatatacctacaataaacacAACTAACGCGTTAGGTTATAACATAGCCGATAACGTGCATTTTCCTTTGTAGCGAAAAGCGCCTATGAACAGAGAACCCGACTGGTGGGTTAAACTTGTTTTGTGTTTAGGCAAGGAATAAACCTTTAAAGTTACCTATTGTTGTAataaaagttcctttttttctacctttactactttttctttaaatgttGTTACCAGGGAAAGGCCTAAAGTGCTTATGCTAATTAACAGTAGTAGTAATACAGGAAATGATTTAGTTTAAAGTTTGA
Above is a window of Choristoneura fumiferana chromosome 18, NRCan_CFum_1, whole genome shotgun sequence DNA encoding:
- the LOC141437576 gene encoding HEAT repeat-containing protein 3 isoform X1, which encodes MGKVKKPRRAKNARKTELADNSDIEENLAIDSKENVIQTILDQIQTANVEEKYCGLQTFAMLIETPENIELVIKKGLIKVVAPLLLDVASSVRNAAAGSLRNLSAVGMEACEGLLEQDVMTPLVCYFHEHTETFTPDPSSKSKDEDLDTFIQCINLLWNLCESSDLAIKYLGQSRILDILPRYLDLTTFGNDIVTAVLQCLIVVVEDNPPAMEKIKSNSEGQLQVLLSLESDEPSILLVKTLSAGVIINTCGGNISSLPGNVISQIISILAKTLSVDHRQACNQLSSNVPLPASDGKVAAPKGKAAQVLENHIKSVSQILDAQQSSVEIVANICSCEDADDSLDGEESSDSEEMGDDEPPCNGESSILAEDKLPTEVLEALITLDIFDKIWTKTQLPAENVAMILKEYEGSSLIYKKLQNLQTRSLLCVNNMLASLPLDNLGGVNGVYKIWVEAGKLVFKQNSDAILLESATAVMRASLDKIKLRENGSTNGTVLFSDLAVSDLEMMFTGIRECNVPEIRSNLIRMIGLLALLLVNSLNETTANVICTITDFILDQAHKENEVWVLAEALDTIIDLYSEDETDVLAAKLNLVDKLSALAPIMKNKARQQKKLPKEFRVLVSTVISNLPRFIKYKKGRISKL
- the LOC141437576 gene encoding HEAT repeat-containing protein 3 isoform X2, which encodes MLIETPENIELVIKKGLIKVVAPLLLDVASSVRNAAAGSLRNLSAVGMEACEGLLEQDVMTPLVCYFHEHTETFTPDPSSKSKDEDLDTFIQCINLLWNLCESSDLAIKYLGQSRILDILPRYLDLTTFGNDIVTAVLQCLIVVVEDNPPAMEKIKSNSEGQLQVLLSLESDEPSILLVKTLSAGVIINTCGGNISSLPGNVISQIISILAKTLSVDHRQACNQLSSNVPLPASDGKVAAPKGKAAQVLENHIKSVSQILDAQQSSVEIVANICSCEDADDSLDGEESSDSEEMGDDEPPCNGESSILAEDKLPTEVLEALITLDIFDKIWTKTQLPAENVAMILKEYEGSSLIYKKLQNLQTRSLLCVNNMLASLPLDNLGGVNGVYKIWVEAGKLVFKQNSDAILLESATAVMRASLDKIKLRENGSTNGTVLFSDLAVSDLEMMFTGIRECNVPEIRSNLIRMIGLLALLLVNSLNETTANVICTITDFILDQAHKENEVWVLAEALDTIIDLYSEDETDVLAAKLNLVDKLSALAPIMKNKARQQKKLPKEFRVLVSTVISNLPRFIKYKKGRISKL
- the LOC141437577 gene encoding uncharacterized protein translates to MAATTGPRKTYSVQDYPEHLNPFHEEDNHNKIRFWTIGKKLNRTNSISFSGIKDLKNSWSLRSFMRKDKKKKSTSQDGKLNHQVNGDNSPIVFRRALQYSSMSGARSTVGSPERADRYIYGGSVTPLPRSRFQERLRSPSNYEVNSLSATPRMARSDVTGSRLSVESTNPFDEGPVPPVRASRRKKKKAPMPPQGAADVSISSTNSTLNISEADDKKTEDEDKTKDRDLEGEEMNLNVELKIVEDVEVKDKNADTEKPPDVVQVSTTENTNVTNSSLECINIATTTHDSTTDSVTKPVLTHEDSDDVVVRRTDDATHAKMTNADSEGDILSKVSFPKVDISKYRRNSSVNDDDIRLRRGNLEDFHSLSTKRSKSLTNTLDPVYVAFDINLNESKPDIDPNGNVEPQKVICKLYDEPARKQSIDNSISSTEKEFIEIDRATRELEREISKLNSALIEDEEILTGARLSVTDIKRRFDNNNASPPNPIPKPRRSHYGGNSPDHNV